Genomic window (Candidatus Nitrospira nitrificans):
TGGCGATGCTAGAATGACCTTTACACCGCCGAGCACGGTGAGCGCTTCTGCCACATTCTGTGCGCTGCTGTCGATGTAGTGGCGGGCACCCCATCTCTTTGCAGACGCCTCTTTTTCTTTCCCCCTGGCGATCGCCACCGTCTCGAAACCCATCTTGCTTGGCCGCAAATTGCACGCCCAAATGGCCGAGACCACCCACGCCGAGGACGGCGACCACGTCGCCTGGTCGCGCACCACTGTTGCGAAGCGCGTTGAAGGTGGTGATGCCAGCGCATAATAGGGTGGCCGCTTCAACGTTTGAGAGAGCGCCTGGAATCCGCGCCAACGCTTCTACGGGAGCAACCATGTACTCGACATAGCCTCCGTCATAGCTAATTCCCGGCACTCGTGCGCTGCGGCAGAGGATAAAATCGCTTCGGCGGCACGGTTCACACCGGCCACAATGTCCTCCATGCCATCCCACACCGACCCATTGGCCCGGCACACGCTTACGGGCGGCTCAGCCGGAACCTACCGGTCCGTTATTCCGGGAGCGAGAAGAAGATTGACCGGCAGTTTTTCCGCGACCGCATAGGGACTCGCCTTATTTTCCTTCACCCACCGCTTCTCCGCTACCGATTCAAACGGCGGAGCTAGTTCCCCTTGCAGAGACCACAAATCGACAGGTGTCTCGTCTATGGAGATCTCCCAATCATATCCTCTGTCCTTCACATACGGTGCAATGACCGCATCCAGTGTCCTGACCCACCATTCTCTGAGGATCGGACCAGGTAGCGTCCTCGCAATATGGTCGATCTTGAACCGGACAAATTTGTTATGCGGCACGCCCCCGACAAAGCAAGAATCCTTGGCAACCTCCTCAAAAATGAACACCACATAAAACTTCGGGAGCGGGACACTTGCATAGACTTCCGTCACCCCCTTGGCCAACGCCTTTTTATCTTCAGCCGT
Coding sequences:
- a CDS encoding tautomerase family protein, encoding MPLWKVYHPVGAFTAEDKKALAKGVTEVYASVPLPKFYVVFIFEEVAKDSCFVGGVPHNKFVRFKIDHIARTLPGPILREWWVRTLDAVIAPYVKDRGYDWEISIDETPVDLWSLQGELAPPFESVAEKRWVKENKASPYAVAEKLPVNLLLAPGITDR